In Streptococcus sp. SN-1, a single genomic region encodes these proteins:
- a CDS encoding ATP-dependent Clp protease ATP-binding subunit has translation MNYSKALNECIESAYMVAGHFGARYLESWHLLIAMSNHSYSVAGATLNDYPYEIDRLEEVALELTETDYSQDETFTELPFSHRLQVLFDEAEYVASVVHAKVLGTEHVFYAILHDGNALATRILERAGFSYEDKKDQVKIAALRRNLEERAGWTREDLKALRQRHRTVADKQNSMANMMGMPQTPSGGLEDYTHDLTEQARSGKLEPVIGRDKEISRMIQILSRKTKNNPVLVGDAGVGKTALALGLAQRIASGDVPAEMAKMRVLELDLMNVVAGTRFRGDFEERMNNIIKDIEEDGQVILFIDELHTIMGSGSGIDSTLDAANILKPALARGTLRTVGATTQEEYQKHIEKDAALSRRFAKVTIEEPSVADSMAILQGLKVTYEKHHRVQITDEAVETAVKMAHRYLTSRHLPDSAIDLLDEAAATVQNKAKHVKADDSGLSPADKALMDGKWKQAAQLIAKEEEVPVYKDLVTESDILTTLSRLSGIPVQKLTQTDAKKYLNLETELHKRVIGQDQAVSSISRAIRRNQSGIRSHKRPIGSFMFLGPTGVGKTELAKALAEVLFDDESALIRFDMSEYMEKFAASRLNGAPPGYVGYEEGGELTEKVRNKPYSVLLFDEVEKAHPDIFNVLLQVLDDGVLTDSKGRKVDFSNTIIIMTSNLGATALRDDKTVGFGAKDIRFDQENMEKRMFEELKKAYRPEFINRIDEKVVFHSLSSDHMQEVVKIMVKPLVASLAEKGIDLKLQASALKLLANQGYDPEMGARPLRRTLQTEVEDKLAELLLKGDLVAGSTLKIGVKAGQLKFDIA, from the coding sequence ATGAACTATTCAAAAGCATTGAATGAATGTATTGAAAGTGCCTACATGGTTGCTGGCCATTTTGGAGCTCGTTACCTAGAGTCTTGGCACTTGTTGATTGCCATGTCCAATCACAGTTATAGTGTGGCAGGGGCGACTTTAAATGATTATCCATATGAGATAGACCGTTTAGAAGAGGTGGCTTTGGAACTGACTGAAACGGACTATAGCCAGGATGAAACCTTTACGGAATTGCCGTTCTCCCATCGTTTACAGGTTCTTTTTGATGAAGCGGAATATGTGGCGTCAGTGGTTCATGCTAAGGTGCTAGGGACAGAGCATGTCTTCTATGCGATTTTGCATGATGGTAATGCATTGGCAACTCGTATATTGGAAAGGGCAGGTTTTTCTTATGAAGACAAGAAAGATCAGGTCAAGATTGCTGCACTTCGTCGAAATTTAGAAGAACGGGCAGGCTGGACTCGTGAAGACCTCAAGGCTTTACGCCAACGCCATCGTACCGTAGCTGACAAGCAAAATTCTATGGCTAATATGATGGGAATGCCGCAGACTCCTAGTGGTGGTCTCGAGGACTATACGCATGATTTGACAGAGCAAGCGCGTTCTGGCAAGTTGGAGCCAGTCATCGGTCGGGATAAGGAAATCTCGCGTATGATTCAAATCTTGAGCCGGAAAACCAAGAATAATCCTGTCTTGGTTGGAGATGCGGGTGTCGGGAAAACAGCTCTGGCGCTTGGTCTTGCCCAGCGTATTGCTAGTGGGGATGTGCCTGCGGAAATGGCTAAGATGCGCGTGTTAGAGCTTGATTTGATGAATGTCGTCGCAGGGACACGTTTCCGTGGTGACTTTGAAGAACGCATGAATAATATCATCAAGGATATTGAAGAAGATGGTCAAGTAATTCTATTTATCGACGAACTCCACACCATCATGGGTTCTGGGAGCGGGATTGATTCGACCCTAGATGCGGCTAATATCTTGAAGCCAGCCTTGGCGCGTGGAACTTTGAGAACGGTTGGTGCCACCACTCAGGAAGAGTACCAAAAACACATTGAAAAAGACGCGGCCCTTTCTCGTCGTTTCGCCAAAGTGACGATTGAAGAGCCAAGTGTGGCCGACAGTATGGCCATTTTGCAAGGTTTGAAGGTGACTTATGAGAAACATCACCGGGTGCAAATCACAGATGAAGCGGTTGAAACAGCTGTCAAGATGGCTCATCGTTACTTGACTAGCCGTCACTTGCCAGACTCTGCTATCGATCTCTTGGACGAAGCAGCGGCAACAGTGCAAAATAAGGCTAAGCATGTAAAAGCAGACGATTCAGGCTTGAGTCCAGCTGACAAGGCCTTGATGGATGGTAAGTGGAAACAAGCGGCCCAGCTAATTGCAAAAGAAGAGGAAGTGCCTGTCTATAAAGACCTGGTGACAGAGTCTGATATTTTGACTACCTTGAGTCGCTTGTCAGGTATCCCAGTTCAAAAATTGACTCAGACTGATGCTAAGAAATACCTGAATCTGGAAACTGAATTGCACAAACGTGTCATCGGGCAAGATCAAGCTGTTTCAAGCATTAGCCGTGCGATTCGTCGCAACCAGTCAGGGATTCGCAGTCATAAGCGTCCGATTGGTTCCTTTATGTTCTTAGGGCCTACAGGTGTCGGTAAGACCGAATTGGCCAAGGCTCTGGCAGAAGTTCTTTTTGACGATGAATCAGCCCTTATCCGCTTTGATATGAGTGAGTATATGGAGAAATTTGCAGCCAGTCGTCTCAACGGAGCTCCTCCAGGCTATGTGGGTTATGAAGAAGGTGGGGAGTTGACTGAGAAGGTCCGCAACAAACCATACTCTGTTCTCCTCTTTGATGAGGTAGAGAAGGCCCATCCAGACATCTTTAATGTTCTCTTGCAGGTTCTGGATGACGGTGTATTGACTGATAGCAAGGGCCGCAAGGTCGACTTTTCAAATACCATTATCATCATGACGTCAAACCTTGGTGCGACAGCCCTTCGGGATGACAAGACAGTCGGCTTTGGAGCTAAGGATATCCGTTTTGACCAGGAAAATATGGAAAAACGTATGTTTGAAGAGCTGAAAAAGGCTTACAGACCGGAGTTTATTAACCGTATTGATGAAAAGGTGGTCTTCCATAGCCTATCTAGCGACCATATGCAGGAAGTGGTGAAGATTATGGTCAAACCTTTAGTGGCAAGTTTGGCTGAAAAAGGAATTGACTTGAAATTACAAGCTTCCGCACTGAAATTATTGGCAAATCAAGGATATGACCCAGAGATGGGAGCCCGTCCACTTCGCAGAACCCTGCAAACAGAAGTGGAGGACAAGTTGGCAGAACTTCTTCTTAAGGGAGATTTAGTGGCAGGCAGCACACTTAAGATTGGTGTCAAAGCAGGCCAATTAAAATTTGATATTGCATAA